One Citricoccus sp. K5 DNA window includes the following coding sequences:
- a CDS encoding amidohydrolase, with protein sequence MTDITEYPEIPAELRERMFAFYRHLHANPELSMQEHATAAFIEAHLDTLGIEHFRCGGTGVVGVLRNGEGPVVGFRADTDGLPIQEDSTVDYRSTARGALADGTEVPVMHGCGHDTHVAALMTAAEVLAGDRDSWSGTLVLLFQPGEETAAGAQAMVEDGLWEKAPQPEIIYGQHVMPGLAGTVEVVSGPAMAYADSWKVTLRGEQSHGSQPQDSIDPIVLGAHIVTRLQGIVSREIGPRQAAVVTVGTFHAGLKENIIPATAEFTLNVRTMEDDVRESVLAAIRRIISAEAAASGAPEPEIEELYRFPRNLNDPDATAALAEVLRGALGAENVLDGEPRMGSEDFGTLPGALGVPSVFWFFGGFDAATVESGTMPVNHSPRFVPVPQPTLWTGATAALAALRSKLAS encoded by the coding sequence ATGACCGACATCACCGAGTATCCGGAGATCCCCGCCGAGCTGCGGGAGCGCATGTTCGCCTTCTACCGGCACCTGCACGCCAACCCGGAGCTGTCCATGCAGGAGCACGCCACGGCGGCGTTCATCGAAGCGCACCTGGACACGCTGGGCATCGAGCACTTCCGCTGCGGCGGCACCGGCGTGGTGGGCGTGCTGCGCAATGGTGAGGGGCCCGTCGTCGGGTTCCGGGCGGACACGGACGGATTGCCGATCCAGGAGGACTCCACGGTCGACTACCGCAGCACCGCCCGTGGCGCCCTGGCCGACGGCACCGAGGTGCCGGTGATGCACGGCTGCGGCCATGACACCCACGTGGCCGCCCTGATGACGGCCGCAGAGGTCCTGGCCGGGGACCGGGACAGCTGGTCCGGCACCCTGGTGCTCCTCTTCCAGCCCGGGGAGGAGACCGCCGCCGGGGCGCAGGCCATGGTGGAGGACGGCCTGTGGGAGAAGGCCCCGCAGCCCGAGATCATCTACGGTCAGCACGTCATGCCCGGCCTGGCCGGGACGGTCGAGGTGGTCTCCGGGCCGGCCATGGCCTACGCGGACTCCTGGAAGGTGACGCTGCGCGGCGAGCAGTCCCACGGCTCCCAGCCCCAGGACTCCATCGACCCCATCGTGCTCGGCGCGCACATCGTCACCCGGCTGCAGGGCATCGTCTCGCGGGAGATCGGGCCCCGCCAGGCCGCCGTCGTGACCGTGGGCACCTTCCACGCCGGCCTGAAGGAGAACATCATCCCGGCCACCGCCGAGTTCACGCTGAACGTGCGCACCATGGAGGACGATGTCCGCGAGAGCGTCCTGGCCGCGATCCGCCGCATCATCTCCGCGGAGGCGGCCGCCTCCGGCGCCCCCGAGCCGGAGATCGAGGAGCTGTACCGATTCCCGCGGAACCTCAACGACCCGGACGCGACGGCGGCGCTCGCCGAGGTGCTGCGCGGCGCCCTGGGTGCCGAGAACGTGCTGGACGGCGAACCCCGAATGGGCTCCGAGGACTTCGGCACCCTGCCCGGGGCGCTCGGCGTACCCTCCGTGTTCTGGTTCTTCGGCGGCTTCGACGCGGCCACCGTGGAGTCCGGCACCATGCCGGTCAACCACTCGCCCCGCTTCGTCCCCGTGCCGCAGCCCACCCTCTGGACCGGCGCGACGGCGGCGCTCGCCGCCCTGCGCTCGAAACTCGCCTCCTGA